In the genome of Streptomyces collinus, one region contains:
- a CDS encoding ABC transporter ATP-binding protein: MSTGVEKSTSGLNNQGSTVNRLSAENVTLAYDQRVIAEQLSVEIPDNSFTVIVGPNACGKSTLLRALSRMLKPSEGRVLLDGQVIQSMPAKKVARTLGLLPQSSIAPDGITVADLVGRGRYPHQGILRQWSAEDERVVQESMRQTGVAELGDRYVDELSGGQRQRVWIAMALAQQTPLLLLDEPTTFLDIQHQIDVLDLCAELHEEQGRTLVAVLHDLNHAARYATHLIALREGRIIAEGAPKDIVTAGLVEEVFGLRCQVIDDPETGTPLVVPAARKARAGKATAAEAS; this comes from the coding sequence ATGAGCACCGGGGTGGAGAAGAGCACCAGCGGACTGAACAACCAAGGGAGCACCGTGAACCGCCTGTCCGCCGAGAACGTCACCCTCGCCTACGACCAGCGGGTCATCGCGGAGCAGTTGTCGGTGGAGATACCCGACAACTCCTTCACCGTGATCGTGGGCCCCAACGCGTGCGGCAAGTCGACGCTGCTGCGGGCGCTGTCACGGATGCTCAAGCCGAGCGAGGGCCGGGTGCTGCTCGACGGGCAGGTCATCCAGTCGATGCCCGCGAAGAAGGTCGCGCGGACCCTCGGTCTGCTGCCCCAGTCGTCCATCGCGCCCGACGGCATCACGGTCGCCGACCTGGTCGGCCGCGGCCGCTACCCGCACCAGGGCATCCTGCGCCAGTGGTCGGCCGAGGACGAGCGCGTCGTCCAGGAGTCCATGCGGCAGACCGGCGTCGCCGAACTGGGCGACCGTTACGTCGACGAACTCTCGGGAGGCCAGCGCCAGCGCGTGTGGATCGCCATGGCGCTCGCCCAGCAGACGCCGCTGCTCCTCCTCGACGAGCCGACGACATTCCTGGACATCCAGCACCAGATCGACGTCCTGGACCTGTGCGCGGAGCTGCACGAGGAGCAGGGGCGCACGCTCGTCGCCGTGCTGCACGACCTGAACCACGCCGCCCGCTACGCCACCCACCTCATCGCCCTGCGCGAGGGCCGGATCATCGCCGAGGGCGCGCCGAAGGACATCGTCACGGCCGGACTGGTCGAGGAGGTCTTCGGGCTGCGCTGCCAGGTCATCGACGACCCCGAGACGGGCACGCCGCTGGTCGTGCCGGCGGCCCGCAAGGCCCGGGCCGGGAAGGCCACGGCTGCGGAAGCCTCCTGA
- a CDS encoding FecCD family ABC transporter permease, which produces MKTTNRAVRTPGGLSIRLDVRAVTVVLLLLVAALAASVVLIGTGDFPIPAADVLRTLVGEGNPGQEFIVNELRLPRVLVGLLVGASLGLGGALFQAISRNPLGSPDVLGLGQGATAGALVVIVLSSGSANQVAAGALVGGLVTGLAIYVLAWKRGVHGYRLVLVGIGVSAIVTAVNGYLLTKSDIVDAARAVVWMTGSLDGRDWDQVWPLLALTAVLVPLVLVNARGLRMMEMGDDVSYALGVRVERVRLLLMVAAVLLTASATAAAGPVSFVALTAPQLARRLTRSPGPNLLPSLCMGAALLVVADWVSQRAFGAEQLPVGVVTGVLGGVYLLWLLVSERRAGRI; this is translated from the coding sequence GCGAGTGTCGTGCTCATCGGCACCGGCGACTTCCCGATCCCGGCCGCCGACGTGCTGCGGACGCTGGTCGGCGAGGGCAACCCGGGTCAGGAGTTCATCGTCAACGAGCTGCGGCTGCCGCGGGTCCTCGTCGGGCTGCTGGTAGGCGCCTCGCTCGGACTGGGCGGGGCCCTGTTCCAGGCCATCTCCCGCAATCCGCTGGGCAGTCCGGACGTGCTGGGTCTCGGGCAGGGGGCGACGGCCGGCGCGCTCGTGGTGATCGTGCTGAGCTCCGGGAGCGCCAACCAGGTCGCGGCCGGGGCGCTGGTGGGCGGCCTGGTGACCGGGCTCGCCATCTATGTGCTCGCCTGGAAGCGGGGTGTGCACGGCTACCGGCTGGTCCTGGTCGGTATCGGCGTCTCCGCGATCGTCACGGCGGTCAACGGCTACCTGCTCACCAAGTCCGACATCGTGGACGCGGCCCGCGCGGTCGTGTGGATGACCGGGTCCCTAGACGGCCGGGACTGGGACCAGGTGTGGCCGCTGCTCGCGCTGACCGCCGTGCTGGTGCCGCTCGTCCTCGTCAACGCGCGCGGGCTGCGGATGATGGAGATGGGCGACGACGTGTCGTACGCCCTCGGCGTGCGGGTCGAGCGCGTACGGCTGCTGCTCATGGTGGCGGCGGTGCTGCTCACCGCGTCCGCCACCGCCGCTGCCGGTCCCGTCAGCTTCGTCGCGCTCACCGCGCCGCAGCTGGCCCGGCGTCTGACCCGCTCGCCCGGGCCGAACCTGCTGCCCTCGCTGTGCATGGGCGCGGCCCTGCTGGTCGTCGCCGACTGGGTCTCGCAGCGGGCGTTCGGCGCCGAACAGCTGCCTGTGGGCGTGGTCACCGGCGTGCTCGGCGGGGTCTACCTGCTGTGGCTGCTGGTCAGCGAGCGCAGGGCGGGCCGGATATGA